GGCTTCTAAGAAATCAGAGGGTCCGGTTTGGGCCACACCCATGCTGACTGAGACATTTTCAAAATTGAGATTAAGAGCTTCTTGAAGGCGATTGACGAAGATCTCCTGGGCCTGGGTTTCAGTGCATTTGCTGAGAATAATGCAGAATTCATCGCCGCCATAGCGAAAGCAACTGTCGTCAATCCGGGCCAGGTTTTTAATCGCCTGGCCCAGATTGCGCAGAACCTGGTTGCCGTGTTCATGTCCGAGGCTGTCGTTGATTTGTTTAAAATTATCGATATCCAGGTAAACAACTGAAACGGGTTCGGCCCTGCGCTGGGCACTGCGCAGGGCTTTGGTGACAATCTCATCAAAAAGTCTGAAATTGAGCAGACCGGTCAGCGGATCGGTCAGCGACATTTTTTCGAGCTGCTGGGTGCGCTCTTTGACTTTGATTTCCATGGAGCGCGCGTATTGTTCACATTTCTGTTTTGAATTTTTTATTTCAACGACCATGCTGCGGATATAGGCGTCGAAAACCAGTGAGGTGTCCAGCATGATCAGTTTTTCGAGTGCGCTGATCAGGCTTCTTTTTTCAAGGGGCCCCACATAGTATTGCTCGATAATTTCATTTAAAAGTTTTTTCAAACTTTGAACCGCTGATAAAAAGAGTTTGGGTTCGACCCCAATTCGCTTATGAATCAGGCCAATGCGCAAGCGATTATTGACGTAGTCGAGATCATAAATTCCGTCAAAGAGGGTTTGAATATACAGGCGCTGGGC
Above is a genomic segment from bacterium (Candidatus Blackallbacteria) CG13_big_fil_rev_8_21_14_2_50_49_14 containing:
- a CDS encoding GGDEF domain-containing protein, yielding MKLTDLTLLEQMHFSDFELEHLKALFSFTAEDEKILPEAKATIEKYLNRLVDDFYKMQTSIPEIALLIGDADTLTRLRNAQRLYIQTLFDGIYDLDYVNNRLRIGLIHKRIGVEPKLFLSAVQSLKKLLNEIIEQYYVGPLEKRSLISALEKLIMLDTSLVFDAYIRSMVVEIKNSKQKCEQYARSMEIKVKERTQQLEKMSLTDPLTGLLNFRLFDEIVTKALRSAQRRAEPVSVVYLDIDNFKQINDSLGHEHGNQVLRNLGQAIKNLARIDDSCFRYGGDEFCIILSKCTETQAQEIFVNRLQEALNLNFENVSVSMGVAQTGPSDFLEASALIALADEQMYRAKQAKHNQHT